From a single Nymphaea colorata isolate Beijing-Zhang1983 chromosome 4, ASM883128v2, whole genome shotgun sequence genomic region:
- the LOC116252782 gene encoding pentatricopeptide repeat-containing protein At5g27270 isoform X3, producing the protein METLLNSSFLPPYSPPGQHPLPYFFPPLPKSLKPLKPRNDRNTSLFASVPSVSANWTLSDGNSRKTFRRNLRKKPLSDDDARRIIKERARYLSVLRRNQGSQAQAPKWIRRTPEQMAQLLKDDRDGHIYGKHVVAAIKTVRGLSTRPEGSYDMRQVMSSFITKLTFREMCIVLKEQRGWRQARDFFWWMKLQLCYRPSVIAYTLLLRVYGQAGKISLAEDTFLEMIEVGCEPDEVACGTMLCTYARWGRHKAMLSFYSAVCERGILPSIAVLNFMISSLQKKSLHEEVLRMWEQIIELAVTPNHFTYTIAINSYARKGLLEEALCTLRRMKNSGLVPEELTYSLLISLCLKLNQQANAVELYEDMKSQGVTPSNYMYASMLSLYQKEGEYTKALALFSEMARNKIAADEVIYGIMIRIYGKLGLYMEAESTFKEVEQLGLLNEEKTYVAMVQVRLNAGKYDMALSLLEQMQSRNIPFSMFAYSTLLHCHVCKEDVAAAESTFQVMSKMGTPDSSACNDLLSLYVKLGLLKKAKAFILNLKNKKIKFDMPLYRTVIKVYGKEGLVNQAEELVNEMQSYGLELDDFTKTSLVRMYGESGKMIEAENTFKALEKPDAVALSLMLQLHLGNGDDIKINGFLTSLLETSGGLEAASHLIRKFVKSGEINKAEKLHFLVVELGEKPGDTSIASLISFYGRQHQLRQAKKVFNSVTGSSAVGRPVYSSMVDAYARCGNLEEANRLYEEMVAQGLGQDAVTISVMVNAFTNHGRFQDAEMMIHRSFEENVELDTIAYNTFIKAMLESGKLLLAANIYDRMASSGVPTSLQTYSTMISVYGKAGNLDKASEMFNTVLSADIKVDEKAYTNMITCYGKAEQVRHLLYSMG; encoded by the exons ATGGAGACACTACTAAATTCTTCCTTCCTTCCACCTTACTCTCCTCCTGGACAGCACCCACTTCCTTACTTCTTCCCTCCGCTCCCCAAATCCCTAAAACCCTTAAAACCCAGAAACGACAGGAACACGAGTCTCTTTGCTTCGGTACCCAGTGTCTCTGCAAACTGGACTCTGAGTGATGGAAATTCGAGGAAAACCTTTAGAAGAAACCTCCGGAAGAAGCCTCTATCGGACGATGACGCCCGGCGTATAATAAAGGAGCGGGCAAGATACCTAAGCGTGCTGCGGAGGAACCAGGGGTCCCAAGCACAGGCACCTAAATGGATCAGGAGGACGCCGGAGCAGATGGCTCAGCTGTTAAAGGACGACAGGGACGGCCACATCTACGGGAAGCACGTCGTCGCGGCAATCAAGACGGTGCGAGGATTGTCGACGAGGCCGGAGGGGTCGTACGACATGAGGCAAGTTATGAGCTCGTTCATCACGAAGCTGACGTTCAGGGAGATGTGCATCGTCTTGAAGGAGCAGAGAGGTTGGAGGCAGGCGAGGGATTTCTTTTGGTGGATGAAATTGCAG CTCTGTTATAGACCTAGTGTTATTGCCTACACTCTCCTTTTACGGGTCTATGGACAAGCAGGGAAGATTAGTCTTGCTGAGGACACTTTTTTGGAGATGATAGAAGTTGGTTGTGAACCAGATGAAGTTGCTTGTGGCACTATGCTTTGTACATATGCTAGATGGGGCCGCCATAAAGCTATGCTGTCATTTTATTCTGCTGTTTGTGAACGGGGCATTCTTCCATCCATTGCAGTATTAAATTTTATGATCTCTTCTCTGCAGAAAAAATCATTGCATGAGGAAGTTCTAAGAATGTGGGAGCAAATAATAGAATTAGCAGTCACTCCCAATCATTTCACATATACAATTGCAATAAATTCATATGCAAGAAAAGGGCTACTGGAGGAAGCTTTATGTACACTAAGGAGAATGAAAAATTCGGGACTTGTTCCTGAGGAATTAACGTACAGTCTTCTTATAAGCTTGTGTTTGAAACTAAATCAACAAGCTAATGCTGTAGAGCTGTATGAAGATATGAAATCCCAAGGTGTTACTCCTAGTAACTACATGTATGCTTCAATGTTGTCTCTTTACCAAAAGGAAGGTGAATATACAAAAGCTCTTGCACTCTTCTCAGAGATGGCAAGAAATAAGATTGCTGCTGATGAAGTCATCTATGGCATTATGATCAGGATATATGGAAAACTTGGACTTTACATGGAAGCAGAAAGTACTTTTAAAGAGGTTGAGCAGTTGGGACTTCTTAATGAGGAAAAAACATATGTAGCAATGGTTCAAGTCCGCCTCAATGCAGGTAAATATGATATGGCCTTAAGCCTTTTGGAGCAGATGCAATCTAGAAACATTCCCTTTTCCATGTTTGCATACAGCACCCTTCTTCATTGTCATGTTTGTAAGGAAGATGTGGCGGCTGCTGAAAGTACGTTCCAGGTTATGTCCAAGATGGGTACACCTGATTCTTCTGCTTGTAATGACTTGCTTAGTTTGTATGTAAAATTGGGTTTACTCAAAAAGGCTAAGGCTTTCATACTTaatctgaaaaacaaaaagataaagtttGATATGCCCTTGTACAGGACTGTCATCAAAGTATATGGTAAAGAAGGGTTGGTAAATCAAGCTGAGGAACTCGTGAATGAGATGCAAAGTTACGGACTAGAATTGGATGATTTCACAAAAACTTCTTTGGTTCGCATGTATGGAGAATCTGGGAAAATGATTGAAGCAGAAAATACTTTTAAGGCCTTGGAAAAACCTGATGCTGTGGCTCTCAGTTTAATGCTTCAGCTGCACTTGGGAAATGGTGATGATATTAAAATCAATGGCTTCCTGACATCTCTCTTGGAGACTTCTGGTGGCCTGGAAGCTGCAAGCCATCTGATACGAAAATTTGTTAAATCAG GTGAGATAAATAAGGCTGAAAAACTCCATTTTCTTGTGGTTGAGCTAGGTGAAAAGCCTGGAGATACAAGTATTGCTTCTTTGATCAGTTTTTATGGTAGGCAGCATCAACTCAGACAAGCAAAGAAAGTGTTCAATTCTGTAACAGGTTCCTCTGCAGTTGGAAGACCTGTATATAGTTCTATGGTTGATGCCTATGCCAGATGTGGTAACCTGGAAGAAGCAAATCGTCTTTATGAAGAAATGGTTGCTCAAGGTCTTGGTCAGGATGCTGTGACTATCAGTGTTATGGTGAACGCTTTTACTAATCATG GAAGGTTTCAAGATGCAGAGATGATGATTCATAGAAGCTTCGAAGAAAATGTGGAACTTGACACTATTGCATACAATACATTTATTAAGGCAATGCTTGAATCAG GTAAACTGTTATTGGCAGCCAACATATATGATCGCATGGCTTCATCTGGTGTTCCTACTTCACTTCAGACGTATAGCACAATGATAAG TGTCTATGGCAAAGCTGGAAATCTTGATAAAGCTTCTGAAATGTTTAATACAGTGCTTAGTGCTGATATTAAAGTTGATGAGAAGGCATATACAAACATGATTACTTGTTATGGGAAAGCTG AACAAGTGAGGCATTTGCTTTATTCAAtgggatga
- the LOC116252782 gene encoding pentatricopeptide repeat-containing protein At5g27270 isoform X2: METLLNSSFLPPYSPPGQHPLPYFFPPLPKSLKPLKPRNDRNTSLFASVPSVSANWTLSDGNSRKTFRRNLRKKPLSDDDARRIIKERARYLSVLRRNQGSQAQAPKWIRRTPEQMAQLLKDDRDGHIYGKHVVAAIKTVRGLSTRPEGSYDMRQVMSSFITKLTFREMCIVLKEQRGWRQARDFFWWMKLQKKSLHEEVLRMWEQIIELAVTPNHFTYTIAINSYARKGLLEEALCTLRRMKNSGLVPEELTYSLLISLCLKLNQQANAVELYEDMKSQGVTPSNYMYASMLSLYQKEGEYTKALALFSEMARNKIAADEVIYGIMIRIYGKLGLYMEAESTFKEVEQLGLLNEEKTYVAMVQVRLNAGKYDMALSLLEQMQSRNIPFSMFAYSTLLHCHVCKEDVAAAESTFQVMSKMGTPDSSACNDLLSLYVKLGLLKKAKAFILNLKNKKIKFDMPLYRTVIKVYGKEGLVNQAEELVNEMQSYGLELDDFTKTSLVRMYGESGKMIEAENTFKALEKPDAVALSLMLQLHLGNGDDIKINGFLTSLLETSGGLEAASHLIRKFVKSGEINKAEKLHFLVVELGEKPGDTSIASLISFYGRQHQLRQAKKVFNSVTGSSAVGRPVYSSMVDAYARCGNLEEANRLYEEMVAQGLGQDAVTISVMVNAFTNHGRFQDAEMMIHRSFEENVELDTIAYNTFIKAMLESGKLLLAANIYDRMASSGVPTSLQTYSTMISVYGKAGNLDKASEMFNTVLSADIKVDEKAYTNMITCYGKAGRTSEAFALFNGMKKEGIRPGKISYDTMINAFAVAGLYEQAQQLFQTMQSEGYCPDTFTHLALTRAYLEGKKYLEAEEIIHVMRNKGLRPTCAYFNEIITAYSKAGLVTDAERVYVRISETGIAPDISCYRTMLRTYMENGCLDEGISFFRSIYRTVKPDIFILSAAVHLYEHAGMKHEAEDVLEFLNMHGLAFQKNLRVGRKVVQH; this comes from the exons ATGGAGACACTACTAAATTCTTCCTTCCTTCCACCTTACTCTCCTCCTGGACAGCACCCACTTCCTTACTTCTTCCCTCCGCTCCCCAAATCCCTAAAACCCTTAAAACCCAGAAACGACAGGAACACGAGTCTCTTTGCTTCGGTACCCAGTGTCTCTGCAAACTGGACTCTGAGTGATGGAAATTCGAGGAAAACCTTTAGAAGAAACCTCCGGAAGAAGCCTCTATCGGACGATGACGCCCGGCGTATAATAAAGGAGCGGGCAAGATACCTAAGCGTGCTGCGGAGGAACCAGGGGTCCCAAGCACAGGCACCTAAATGGATCAGGAGGACGCCGGAGCAGATGGCTCAGCTGTTAAAGGACGACAGGGACGGCCACATCTACGGGAAGCACGTCGTCGCGGCAATCAAGACGGTGCGAGGATTGTCGACGAGGCCGGAGGGGTCGTACGACATGAGGCAAGTTATGAGCTCGTTCATCACGAAGCTGACGTTCAGGGAGATGTGCATCGTCTTGAAGGAGCAGAGAGGTTGGAGGCAGGCGAGGGATTTCTTTTGGTGGATGAAATTGCAG AAAAAATCATTGCATGAGGAAGTTCTAAGAATGTGGGAGCAAATAATAGAATTAGCAGTCACTCCCAATCATTTCACATATACAATTGCAATAAATTCATATGCAAGAAAAGGGCTACTGGAGGAAGCTTTATGTACACTAAGGAGAATGAAAAATTCGGGACTTGTTCCTGAGGAATTAACGTACAGTCTTCTTATAAGCTTGTGTTTGAAACTAAATCAACAAGCTAATGCTGTAGAGCTGTATGAAGATATGAAATCCCAAGGTGTTACTCCTAGTAACTACATGTATGCTTCAATGTTGTCTCTTTACCAAAAGGAAGGTGAATATACAAAAGCTCTTGCACTCTTCTCAGAGATGGCAAGAAATAAGATTGCTGCTGATGAAGTCATCTATGGCATTATGATCAGGATATATGGAAAACTTGGACTTTACATGGAAGCAGAAAGTACTTTTAAAGAGGTTGAGCAGTTGGGACTTCTTAATGAGGAAAAAACATATGTAGCAATGGTTCAAGTCCGCCTCAATGCAGGTAAATATGATATGGCCTTAAGCCTTTTGGAGCAGATGCAATCTAGAAACATTCCCTTTTCCATGTTTGCATACAGCACCCTTCTTCATTGTCATGTTTGTAAGGAAGATGTGGCGGCTGCTGAAAGTACGTTCCAGGTTATGTCCAAGATGGGTACACCTGATTCTTCTGCTTGTAATGACTTGCTTAGTTTGTATGTAAAATTGGGTTTACTCAAAAAGGCTAAGGCTTTCATACTTaatctgaaaaacaaaaagataaagtttGATATGCCCTTGTACAGGACTGTCATCAAAGTATATGGTAAAGAAGGGTTGGTAAATCAAGCTGAGGAACTCGTGAATGAGATGCAAAGTTACGGACTAGAATTGGATGATTTCACAAAAACTTCTTTGGTTCGCATGTATGGAGAATCTGGGAAAATGATTGAAGCAGAAAATACTTTTAAGGCCTTGGAAAAACCTGATGCTGTGGCTCTCAGTTTAATGCTTCAGCTGCACTTGGGAAATGGTGATGATATTAAAATCAATGGCTTCCTGACATCTCTCTTGGAGACTTCTGGTGGCCTGGAAGCTGCAAGCCATCTGATACGAAAATTTGTTAAATCAG GTGAGATAAATAAGGCTGAAAAACTCCATTTTCTTGTGGTTGAGCTAGGTGAAAAGCCTGGAGATACAAGTATTGCTTCTTTGATCAGTTTTTATGGTAGGCAGCATCAACTCAGACAAGCAAAGAAAGTGTTCAATTCTGTAACAGGTTCCTCTGCAGTTGGAAGACCTGTATATAGTTCTATGGTTGATGCCTATGCCAGATGTGGTAACCTGGAAGAAGCAAATCGTCTTTATGAAGAAATGGTTGCTCAAGGTCTTGGTCAGGATGCTGTGACTATCAGTGTTATGGTGAACGCTTTTACTAATCATG GAAGGTTTCAAGATGCAGAGATGATGATTCATAGAAGCTTCGAAGAAAATGTGGAACTTGACACTATTGCATACAATACATTTATTAAGGCAATGCTTGAATCAG GTAAACTGTTATTGGCAGCCAACATATATGATCGCATGGCTTCATCTGGTGTTCCTACTTCACTTCAGACGTATAGCACAATGATAAG TGTCTATGGCAAAGCTGGAAATCTTGATAAAGCTTCTGAAATGTTTAATACAGTGCTTAGTGCTGATATTAAAGTTGATGAGAAGGCATATACAAACATGATTACTTGTTATGGGAAAGCTG GTAGAACAAGTGAGGCATTTGCTTTATTCAAtgggatgaagaaagaaggaatAAGACCTGGAAAG ATCAGCTACGATACCATGATCAATGCCTTTGCTGTTGCGGGCCTTTATGAACAAGCTCAGCAACTTTTTCAGACCATGCAAAGTGAGGGATATTGTCCAGACACCTTTACACATCTTGCACTTACTCGAGCATACTTGGAAGGTAAAAAGTACTTGGAAGCAGAGGAAATTATCCATGTGATGCGTAACAAAGGACTGCGTCCCACCTGTGCATATTTCAATGAGATTATTACTGCCTATTCCAAAGCTGGACTGGTTACCGATGCTGAAAGAGTCTATGTACGGATCAGTGAAACTGGTATAGCACCTGATATCTCATGTTACAGGACAATGCTTAGGACATATATGGAGAACGGGTGCTTGGATGAAggaatttcatttttcaggaGCATTTATCGGACTGTGAAGCCTGATATTTTCATTCTAAGTGCAGCAGTTCATCTCTATGAGCATGCAGGAATGAAACATGAGGCTGAGGATGTTCTTGAGTTCCTGAACATGCATGGCCTGGCGTTTCAGAAGAATCTGAGGGTTGGGAGAAAGGTTGTCCAACATTAG
- the LOC116252782 gene encoding pentatricopeptide repeat-containing protein At5g27270 isoform X1 produces METLLNSSFLPPYSPPGQHPLPYFFPPLPKSLKPLKPRNDRNTSLFASVPSVSANWTLSDGNSRKTFRRNLRKKPLSDDDARRIIKERARYLSVLRRNQGSQAQAPKWIRRTPEQMAQLLKDDRDGHIYGKHVVAAIKTVRGLSTRPEGSYDMRQVMSSFITKLTFREMCIVLKEQRGWRQARDFFWWMKLQLCYRPSVIAYTLLLRVYGQAGKISLAEDTFLEMIEVGCEPDEVACGTMLCTYARWGRHKAMLSFYSAVCERGILPSIAVLNFMISSLQKKSLHEEVLRMWEQIIELAVTPNHFTYTIAINSYARKGLLEEALCTLRRMKNSGLVPEELTYSLLISLCLKLNQQANAVELYEDMKSQGVTPSNYMYASMLSLYQKEGEYTKALALFSEMARNKIAADEVIYGIMIRIYGKLGLYMEAESTFKEVEQLGLLNEEKTYVAMVQVRLNAGKYDMALSLLEQMQSRNIPFSMFAYSTLLHCHVCKEDVAAAESTFQVMSKMGTPDSSACNDLLSLYVKLGLLKKAKAFILNLKNKKIKFDMPLYRTVIKVYGKEGLVNQAEELVNEMQSYGLELDDFTKTSLVRMYGESGKMIEAENTFKALEKPDAVALSLMLQLHLGNGDDIKINGFLTSLLETSGGLEAASHLIRKFVKSGEINKAEKLHFLVVELGEKPGDTSIASLISFYGRQHQLRQAKKVFNSVTGSSAVGRPVYSSMVDAYARCGNLEEANRLYEEMVAQGLGQDAVTISVMVNAFTNHGRFQDAEMMIHRSFEENVELDTIAYNTFIKAMLESGKLLLAANIYDRMASSGVPTSLQTYSTMISVYGKAGNLDKASEMFNTVLSADIKVDEKAYTNMITCYGKAGRTSEAFALFNGMKKEGIRPGKISYDTMINAFAVAGLYEQAQQLFQTMQSEGYCPDTFTHLALTRAYLEGKKYLEAEEIIHVMRNKGLRPTCAYFNEIITAYSKAGLVTDAERVYVRISETGIAPDISCYRTMLRTYMENGCLDEGISFFRSIYRTVKPDIFILSAAVHLYEHAGMKHEAEDVLEFLNMHGLAFQKNLRVGRKVVQH; encoded by the exons ATGGAGACACTACTAAATTCTTCCTTCCTTCCACCTTACTCTCCTCCTGGACAGCACCCACTTCCTTACTTCTTCCCTCCGCTCCCCAAATCCCTAAAACCCTTAAAACCCAGAAACGACAGGAACACGAGTCTCTTTGCTTCGGTACCCAGTGTCTCTGCAAACTGGACTCTGAGTGATGGAAATTCGAGGAAAACCTTTAGAAGAAACCTCCGGAAGAAGCCTCTATCGGACGATGACGCCCGGCGTATAATAAAGGAGCGGGCAAGATACCTAAGCGTGCTGCGGAGGAACCAGGGGTCCCAAGCACAGGCACCTAAATGGATCAGGAGGACGCCGGAGCAGATGGCTCAGCTGTTAAAGGACGACAGGGACGGCCACATCTACGGGAAGCACGTCGTCGCGGCAATCAAGACGGTGCGAGGATTGTCGACGAGGCCGGAGGGGTCGTACGACATGAGGCAAGTTATGAGCTCGTTCATCACGAAGCTGACGTTCAGGGAGATGTGCATCGTCTTGAAGGAGCAGAGAGGTTGGAGGCAGGCGAGGGATTTCTTTTGGTGGATGAAATTGCAG CTCTGTTATAGACCTAGTGTTATTGCCTACACTCTCCTTTTACGGGTCTATGGACAAGCAGGGAAGATTAGTCTTGCTGAGGACACTTTTTTGGAGATGATAGAAGTTGGTTGTGAACCAGATGAAGTTGCTTGTGGCACTATGCTTTGTACATATGCTAGATGGGGCCGCCATAAAGCTATGCTGTCATTTTATTCTGCTGTTTGTGAACGGGGCATTCTTCCATCCATTGCAGTATTAAATTTTATGATCTCTTCTCTGCAGAAAAAATCATTGCATGAGGAAGTTCTAAGAATGTGGGAGCAAATAATAGAATTAGCAGTCACTCCCAATCATTTCACATATACAATTGCAATAAATTCATATGCAAGAAAAGGGCTACTGGAGGAAGCTTTATGTACACTAAGGAGAATGAAAAATTCGGGACTTGTTCCTGAGGAATTAACGTACAGTCTTCTTATAAGCTTGTGTTTGAAACTAAATCAACAAGCTAATGCTGTAGAGCTGTATGAAGATATGAAATCCCAAGGTGTTACTCCTAGTAACTACATGTATGCTTCAATGTTGTCTCTTTACCAAAAGGAAGGTGAATATACAAAAGCTCTTGCACTCTTCTCAGAGATGGCAAGAAATAAGATTGCTGCTGATGAAGTCATCTATGGCATTATGATCAGGATATATGGAAAACTTGGACTTTACATGGAAGCAGAAAGTACTTTTAAAGAGGTTGAGCAGTTGGGACTTCTTAATGAGGAAAAAACATATGTAGCAATGGTTCAAGTCCGCCTCAATGCAGGTAAATATGATATGGCCTTAAGCCTTTTGGAGCAGATGCAATCTAGAAACATTCCCTTTTCCATGTTTGCATACAGCACCCTTCTTCATTGTCATGTTTGTAAGGAAGATGTGGCGGCTGCTGAAAGTACGTTCCAGGTTATGTCCAAGATGGGTACACCTGATTCTTCTGCTTGTAATGACTTGCTTAGTTTGTATGTAAAATTGGGTTTACTCAAAAAGGCTAAGGCTTTCATACTTaatctgaaaaacaaaaagataaagtttGATATGCCCTTGTACAGGACTGTCATCAAAGTATATGGTAAAGAAGGGTTGGTAAATCAAGCTGAGGAACTCGTGAATGAGATGCAAAGTTACGGACTAGAATTGGATGATTTCACAAAAACTTCTTTGGTTCGCATGTATGGAGAATCTGGGAAAATGATTGAAGCAGAAAATACTTTTAAGGCCTTGGAAAAACCTGATGCTGTGGCTCTCAGTTTAATGCTTCAGCTGCACTTGGGAAATGGTGATGATATTAAAATCAATGGCTTCCTGACATCTCTCTTGGAGACTTCTGGTGGCCTGGAAGCTGCAAGCCATCTGATACGAAAATTTGTTAAATCAG GTGAGATAAATAAGGCTGAAAAACTCCATTTTCTTGTGGTTGAGCTAGGTGAAAAGCCTGGAGATACAAGTATTGCTTCTTTGATCAGTTTTTATGGTAGGCAGCATCAACTCAGACAAGCAAAGAAAGTGTTCAATTCTGTAACAGGTTCCTCTGCAGTTGGAAGACCTGTATATAGTTCTATGGTTGATGCCTATGCCAGATGTGGTAACCTGGAAGAAGCAAATCGTCTTTATGAAGAAATGGTTGCTCAAGGTCTTGGTCAGGATGCTGTGACTATCAGTGTTATGGTGAACGCTTTTACTAATCATG GAAGGTTTCAAGATGCAGAGATGATGATTCATAGAAGCTTCGAAGAAAATGTGGAACTTGACACTATTGCATACAATACATTTATTAAGGCAATGCTTGAATCAG GTAAACTGTTATTGGCAGCCAACATATATGATCGCATGGCTTCATCTGGTGTTCCTACTTCACTTCAGACGTATAGCACAATGATAAG TGTCTATGGCAAAGCTGGAAATCTTGATAAAGCTTCTGAAATGTTTAATACAGTGCTTAGTGCTGATATTAAAGTTGATGAGAAGGCATATACAAACATGATTACTTGTTATGGGAAAGCTG GTAGAACAAGTGAGGCATTTGCTTTATTCAAtgggatgaagaaagaaggaatAAGACCTGGAAAG ATCAGCTACGATACCATGATCAATGCCTTTGCTGTTGCGGGCCTTTATGAACAAGCTCAGCAACTTTTTCAGACCATGCAAAGTGAGGGATATTGTCCAGACACCTTTACACATCTTGCACTTACTCGAGCATACTTGGAAGGTAAAAAGTACTTGGAAGCAGAGGAAATTATCCATGTGATGCGTAACAAAGGACTGCGTCCCACCTGTGCATATTTCAATGAGATTATTACTGCCTATTCCAAAGCTGGACTGGTTACCGATGCTGAAAGAGTCTATGTACGGATCAGTGAAACTGGTATAGCACCTGATATCTCATGTTACAGGACAATGCTTAGGACATATATGGAGAACGGGTGCTTGGATGAAggaatttcatttttcaggaGCATTTATCGGACTGTGAAGCCTGATATTTTCATTCTAAGTGCAGCAGTTCATCTCTATGAGCATGCAGGAATGAAACATGAGGCTGAGGATGTTCTTGAGTTCCTGAACATGCATGGCCTGGCGTTTCAGAAGAATCTGAGGGTTGGGAGAAAGGTTGTCCAACATTAG